A genome region from Paludisphaera rhizosphaerae includes the following:
- a CDS encoding HlyD family secretion protein: MLKQILKWAAIAAVAAAALLAGLVYYDSVQRAKLPPGIVSGNGRIESVQVDVAAKYPGRVIRIFVHEGDLVRPGQVLAQIDTSELDAQLASGKAKIAEGNETEAKIKADVVTREAAVRYQDQQYIRDRELFSRRFISREEMEQTQTKLDMARAQLDSIKAQLLANTRSIEAATADVQNTQAKIVDSTLVSPVTGRVLYRLAEEREVLGAGGKVLTLVNLDDVYMEIYLPSQEAARIDIGAEARIQLDVMKDFAAPAKVTFISPEAQFTPKQVETRSERDKLMFRVKLKVPDEILIPRIERIKTGVRGVGYVRIDPNTPWPANLEVRLPPLTPTPTSAKPAEKAAEPAKPHDDAKKDEAAKPAPAEAPKGEPVSTPKVETPPAQPAAAAKPSN, encoded by the coding sequence ATGCTCAAGCAGATCTTGAAGTGGGCCGCGATCGCGGCGGTCGCGGCCGCCGCGTTGCTCGCGGGATTGGTGTATTACGACTCGGTCCAGCGGGCGAAGCTGCCCCCCGGCATTGTGTCCGGCAATGGGCGGATCGAATCGGTCCAGGTGGACGTCGCCGCCAAGTATCCGGGGCGAGTGATCCGGATCTTCGTCCACGAGGGGGATCTCGTCCGTCCTGGTCAGGTACTCGCGCAGATCGACACCTCGGAGCTGGACGCCCAACTCGCCAGCGGCAAGGCCAAGATCGCCGAGGGGAACGAGACCGAGGCCAAGATCAAGGCCGACGTCGTCACTCGCGAGGCGGCCGTCCGCTACCAGGACCAGCAGTACATCCGCGATCGCGAGCTGTTCAGCCGCCGCTTCATCTCGCGCGAGGAGATGGAGCAGACGCAGACGAAGCTCGACATGGCCAGGGCTCAGCTCGACTCGATCAAGGCCCAACTCCTCGCCAATACGCGGTCGATCGAGGCCGCGACGGCCGACGTCCAGAACACCCAGGCCAAGATCGTCGACTCGACGCTGGTCTCGCCGGTGACGGGCCGCGTCCTCTACCGGCTGGCCGAGGAACGCGAGGTTCTCGGCGCCGGCGGCAAGGTGCTGACGCTCGTCAATCTGGACGACGTCTACATGGAGATCTACCTCCCCTCGCAGGAGGCCGCCCGAATCGACATCGGCGCCGAGGCCCGGATCCAGCTCGACGTGATGAAGGACTTCGCCGCGCCGGCGAAGGTCACGTTCATCTCGCCCGAGGCCCAGTTCACGCCCAAGCAGGTTGAGACCCGCTCCGAACGTGACAAGCTGATGTTTCGGGTCAAACTCAAGGTCCCCGATGAGATCCTGATTCCCCGAATCGAGCGGATCAAGACCGGAGTGCGGGGCGTGGGCTATGTGAGGATCGACCCGAATACACCCTGGCCGGCGAACCTCGAAGTCCGCCTTCCGCCTCTGACCCCGACGCCGACGTCGGCGAAGCCGGCTGAGAAGGCCGCGGAACCGGCGAAGCCCCACGATGACGCCAAGAAGGACGAGGCCGCCAAGCCCGCCCCGGCCGAGGCGCCCAAGGGCGAGCCCGTGTCGACGCCCAAGGTCGAAACACCCCCAGCGCAGCCGGCGGCGGCCGCGAAACCGTCGAACTGA